From Ornithorhynchus anatinus isolate Pmale09 chromosome X3, mOrnAna1.pri.v4, whole genome shotgun sequence, the proteins below share one genomic window:
- the LOC114807605 gene encoding zinc finger protein with KRAB and SCAN domains 3-like — translation MAGAEDPRETQGILVVKVEDGEEEEEEEEEEEEGEWEESRRRFRRFRYREASGARQALGRLRELCRLWLRPDRRTKEQILELLVLDRFLAILPADTGARVRIRRPRSGDQAVEMVEELERETAEPVMEVPAAAHGRLDPDATTPPDPPPVGRRTRLRPGPLRERQHGGEGGTEREDVSPERALSGETPSSPGEPRPGPAGDGDPAPRPAEGPPACHGCGRAPSPPARPGAPGPKPYPCRQCGRAFGHRSTLVNHRRTHTGERPHRCPDCGKAFGRSSHLVRHRRIHTGERPYGCAQCSRAFIDRATLLVHRRTHTGERPYACLRCAKAFGHRSTLLKHLRAHARERPRAAYGAARPRPRPETGD, via the exons ATGGCGGGGGCGGAGGACCCCCGGGAGACTCAGGGGATCCTCGTAGTGAAGGTGGAagacggagaggaggaagaagaggaggaggaggaggaggaggaaggcgaatGGGAAGAATCCCGCCGGCGCTTCCGTCGATTCCGCTACCGGGAGGCGTCGGGCGCCCGCCAGGCCCTGGGCCGCCTGCGGGAGCTGTGCCGCCTGTGGCTGAGGCCCGACCGGCGCACCAAGGAGCAGATCCTCGAACTCCTGGTCCTGGACCGGTTCCTCGCCATCCTGCCCGCCGACACCGGGGCCCGGGTGCGGATCCGCCGCCCCCGGAGCGGCGACCAGGCCGTGGAGAtggtggaggagctggagcgGGAGACGGCCGAGCCGGTGATGGAG GTGCCCGCCGCGGCCCACGGCCGCCTCGACCCGGACGCGACGACGCCACCGGACCCTCCCCCCGTCGGCAGGCGGACCCGGCTCCGACCCGGCCCCCTTCGGGAGCGCCAGCAcg GTGGCGAGGGCGGAACGGAGCGGGAGGACGTGAGCCCGGAGCGGGCGCTGTCGGGGGAGacgccctcctcccccggggagccccggcccggcccggcgggagaCGGGGACCCCGCGCCCCGCCCGGCCGAGGGGCCGCCCGCGTGCCACGGGTgcggccgggccccctcccccccggcccggccgggcgccCCCGGCCCGAAGCCCTACCCCTGCCGCCAGTGCGGGAGGGCCTTCGGCCACCGCTCGACGCTCGTCAACCACCGGCGGACgcacacgggcgagcggccccACCGCTGCCCGGACTGCGGCAAGGCCTTCGGCCGCAGCTCCCACCTGGTCCGCCACCGGCGCATCCACACCGGCGAGCGGCCCTACGGCTGCGCCCAGTGCTCCAGGGCCTTCATCGACCGCGCCACCCTGCTGGTCCACCGCAGGACGCACACGGGCGAGAGGCCCTACGCCTGCCTCCGCTGCGCCAAGGCCTTCGGCCACCGCTCCACGCTGCTCAAGCACCTGCGCGCCCACGCCCGGGAGAGGCCCCGCGCCGCCtacggggcggcccggccccggccccggcccgagaCCGGGGACTga
- the LOC114807606 gene encoding olfactory receptor class A-like protein 1, with translation MSPNSLAFGSLFPLQVTLGVLGNVAVLLLPAGSKPRPVDLILSHLALANAAMLLTKGVPETMAAWGRCRFLADVGCKILLYCFRVGRGLSICSTSLLSVFQALTLSPGEPRLGPLKARAPGVVLPSCFTFWALNMLLEVPNLVLVTGPPNDTTVRRVFDGVYCSSVGASPGVTLTITTLISLRDLFFIGLMSSASGYMVLLLHSHHRRVLHIHGAGRSAGATPEVRAAKRVVALVTLYVLLYGTNVVILSTLLHSKEADPLVRDLGQVLSFAFPALSPFLILSVNRRPSLSHTDAS, from the coding sequence ATGAGCCCGAATAGCTTGGCCTTCGGCTCCCTGTTCCCGCTCCAGGTGACGCTGGGGGTCCTGGGGAACGTCGCCGTCCTCCTGCTCCCGGCGGGCTCCAAGCCCAGACCCGTGGACCtgatcctctcccacctggcCTTGGCCAACGCCGCGATGCTTCTGACCAAGGGGGTCCCGGAGACCATGGCGGCCTGGGGGCGGTGCCGCTTCCTGGCCGACGTGGGCTGTAAGATCCTCCTGTACTGTTTCCGCGTGGGCAGGGGGTTGTCCATCTGCAGCACCAgcctcctgagcgtcttccaggcgCTGACCCTCAGCCCCGGCGAGCCCCGGTTGGGCCCGCTCAAAGCCAGGGCCCCCGGGGTGGTCctcccctcctgcttcacctTCTGGGCCCTCAACATGCTGCTGGAGGTCCCCAACCTGGTGTTGGTGACCGGGCCGCCGAACGACACCACCGTCCGCCGCGTGTTCGACGGGGTCTACTGCTCGTCGGTCGGGGCCTCCCCAGGGGTGACCCTGACTATCACCACGCTGATCTCCCTGCGCGATCTGTTCTTCATCGGGCTCATGAGCTcggccagcggctacatggttCTCCTCCTTCACAGCCACCACCGGCGGGTCCTACACATCCACGGGGCCGGACGCTCCGCCGGGGCGACGCCCGAGGTCCGGGCGGCCAAGAGGGTGGtcgccctggtcaccctctacgtcctcctctaCGGGACAAACGTGGTCATCCTGTCCACTTTACTCCacagcaaggaggccgatccTCTCGTTAGGGATCTCGGCCAGGTTCTGTCTTTCGCcttccccgccctcagccccttcCTCATCCTCAGCGTCAACAGGAGACCCTCCCTTTCTCACACCGACGCCAGCTAA